A stretch of Mucilaginibacter terrae DNA encodes these proteins:
- a CDS encoding glycosyltransferase family 2 protein, translating into MANSTDIKQGKQRLSIGVLISTYNWPEALELVLMSLLRQTRMPDEIMIADDGSREETRQLIDRYRAEFNIPIHHAWQEDKGFRKCLALNKAVKMGAADYIIEIDGDIIVTPKFVADHERAARKGFFMQGSRAMLHEEKTIEILKSKQIDLSSVSPGVYSRFNAIRIPLLSIFYKPNPRSPWNVKGCNLAFWREDYIKVNGYYNDFEGWGWEDYEFAARLINAGILKKRLKMAAISYHIFHRIHDRENFLPNELIYRKTVAEKLTYCPSGYNEV; encoded by the coding sequence ATGGCAAACAGCACAGATATAAAGCAGGGCAAGCAAAGACTAAGCATAGGGGTTTTAATATCAACCTATAACTGGCCCGAGGCTCTTGAACTGGTTTTAATGAGCCTGCTGCGCCAAACCCGAATGCCCGATGAGATCATGATAGCCGATGATGGCTCGCGCGAGGAAACACGACAATTGATAGACCGTTACCGTGCCGAGTTTAACATTCCCATTCATCATGCCTGGCAGGAAGATAAAGGCTTTCGTAAATGCCTGGCATTGAACAAAGCTGTAAAAATGGGGGCGGCCGATTATATTATTGAGATAGACGGCGATATTATAGTTACCCCCAAATTTGTGGCCGACCATGAACGTGCCGCCCGCAAAGGCTTTTTTATGCAGGGAAGCCGGGCCATGCTGCATGAAGAAAAGACTATTGAAATACTAAAAAGCAAACAGATCGACCTCAGTTCGGTGTCTCCTGGCGTATACAGCCGCTTTAATGCTATCCGTATTCCGCTGCTATCTATATTTTATAAGCCCAATCCACGCAGCCCATGGAATGTAAAGGGATGCAACCTGGCCTTTTGGCGCGAGGACTACATTAAAGTTAATGGTTACTATAACGATTTTGAAGGTTGGGGCTGGGAAGATTATGAATTTGCTGCCCGCCTCATCAATGCGGGTATCCTGAAAAAACGATTAAAAATGGCGGCCATCAGTTACCACATTTTTCATCGGATACACGACCGTGAAAATTTCCTGCCAAACGAACTCATTTACCGCAAAACCGTTGCAGAAAAGCTCACTTACTGCCCCAGCGGCTATAATGAGGTTTAG
- a CDS encoding aminopeptidase P family protein produces the protein MKYLPIDNNLFIINRKNFVSRLKHNSIAIFNANDEYTRSGDQNYIFKQNPDFFYLSGIDQEQSILLLFPDCPNPLYREVLFLRQTSEHIAIWEGHKYTKEEARKVSGIEAVYWLQDFDAILHSIINYADHIYINSNENDRYLPGVPGRDLRFLADLRLKYPLHHYERSAPILRNLRVVKSAIEIELTQKACDITRDAFIRVLKFVKPGVAEYEIEAEITHEFLRQRATGHAYTPIIASGFNANVLHYIDNNQVCKDGDVILFDWAAEYANYNADMSRSIPVNGRFTPRQRQVYDAVLRVMKQATQMLVAGTIWNEYHEEVGKIMTGELIGLGLLDRHDVEKQDPKAPIYKKYFMHGTSHHLGLDVHDYASRYKPFEVGNILTCEPGIYIQAENLGIRLENDILITEGGNIDLMASIPLEAEHIEEIMNS, from the coding sequence ATGAAATATCTACCTATAGACAACAATCTGTTTATTATTAATAGAAAAAATTTCGTTTCGCGATTAAAACATAATTCAATAGCTATATTTAATGCTAATGATGAATATACACGCAGCGGCGATCAGAATTATATCTTTAAACAAAATCCTGATTTTTTTTATCTGTCTGGCATAGATCAAGAGCAAAGTATACTGTTGCTTTTTCCGGACTGTCCTAATCCACTATACAGAGAAGTACTTTTTTTAAGACAAACCAGTGAACACATTGCCATATGGGAAGGTCACAAGTATACTAAAGAAGAAGCACGAAAAGTTTCGGGAATTGAAGCTGTTTACTGGCTGCAGGATTTTGATGCCATTTTGCACAGCATTATCAACTACGCCGATCATATTTACATTAACAGCAACGAAAACGACCGCTATCTACCGGGCGTACCAGGCCGCGACCTACGTTTTTTGGCCGATCTGCGCCTGAAATACCCTTTACACCATTACGAACGTTCGGCACCTATACTGCGCAACTTAAGGGTGGTTAAGTCGGCCATTGAAATTGAACTGACCCAAAAAGCATGCGATATTACCCGTGATGCTTTTATACGTGTATTAAAATTTGTGAAGCCCGGCGTGGCCGAATATGAAATAGAGGCTGAGATAACGCACGAATTTTTACGTCAGCGTGCTACCGGCCATGCTTATACACCTATTATAGCATCGGGTTTTAATGCTAATGTGTTGCATTATATAGACAATAACCAGGTTTGTAAAGATGGCGACGTGATTCTGTTTGATTGGGCTGCCGAGTATGCTAACTATAATGCCGATATGAGCCGCTCTATTCCGGTTAACGGCCGCTTTACGCCGCGCCAGCGCCAGGTATATGATGCAGTGCTGCGTGTTATGAAGCAAGCCACGCAAATGTTAGTAGCCGGGACTATATGGAATGAATACCACGAAGAAGTAGGCAAAATTATGACCGGCGAACTGATAGGTCTTGGTTTACTTGACCGCCATGATGTAGAAAAGCAAGATCCAAAAGCACCTATATATAAGAAGTATTTTATGCACGGCACCTCGCACCATTTGGGTTTAGATGTGCATGATTATGCCAGCCGCTACAAACCATTTGAGGTGGGCAACATTTTAACCTGCGAACCAGGCATTTACATACAGGCCGAAAACCTTGGTATACGTTTAGAGAACGACATCCTGATTACAGAAGGCGGTAACATTGATTTGATGGCCAGCATTCCGCTGGAGGCTGAACACATTGAGGAAATAATGAACAGCTAA
- a CDS encoding OmpA family protein — MNYSTLKKTVALSFASLLAVGAASAQTDSTKSASTGTAKVFGGRGQYKTWSIGLNAGAVSPTLAIGGVSDYANKKINLGYGASVRWQLAHSFGLQLDARGGKVGGDNVGAAQRVTDNRTSYQTRFYQGTLSGVVNVATIDFLRRKNSVNFFVNAGAGMVWYNPEFTYANGTQPTTLAQGAYVNADGSKHYVKSLVIPVGAGVKFRLSDAWALNLGYTANFTDDDNMDALKRAYPTKDKYSYGYGGLEWTLGSSSKPNLDWVNPVAMMYDELYDAALRQEVEALKGRVTNVENAVNDLKKDSDGDGVSDQFDKCPNTPAGTVVDGAGCPIKFPEADTVAAAATPYSNIQFDFDSSVLRTSSYAALDAGSADLRANPSKTIELNGYASSEGTAAHNLRLSKDRANSVKTYLVNSGVEAKRIKVKGLGETNPIADNSTEEGRVMNRRVEFKQK, encoded by the coding sequence ATGAACTATTCTACATTAAAGAAAACAGTCGCGCTTTCTTTTGCATCGTTACTTGCCGTTGGTGCTGCCAGCGCGCAAACCGATTCAACTAAAAGTGCGTCAACCGGTACTGCCAAAGTATTTGGTGGTCGCGGTCAGTACAAAACCTGGAGCATTGGCTTAAACGCAGGTGCAGTATCCCCGACATTAGCTATTGGTGGTGTAAGTGATTACGCTAACAAAAAAATCAACTTAGGTTACGGTGCCTCAGTAAGATGGCAACTTGCTCACTCGTTCGGCTTACAATTAGACGCACGTGGTGGTAAAGTTGGTGGTGATAATGTTGGCGCAGCTCAACGTGTTACTGACAACCGTACTTCTTATCAAACCCGTTTTTACCAAGGTACTTTAAGCGGTGTTGTTAACGTTGCTACTATTGACTTCTTACGTCGTAAAAACTCTGTTAACTTCTTCGTTAATGCTGGTGCCGGTATGGTGTGGTATAACCCCGAGTTTACTTATGCTAACGGTACTCAACCAACAACTTTAGCACAAGGTGCTTACGTAAACGCTGACGGTTCTAAACACTACGTAAAAAGTTTAGTAATCCCTGTTGGTGCTGGTGTTAAATTCCGTTTATCAGATGCATGGGCTTTAAACTTAGGCTACACTGCTAACTTTACTGATGACGACAACATGGATGCATTAAAAAGAGCTTATCCTACTAAAGATAAATACTCTTACGGTTACGGTGGTTTAGAGTGGACTTTAGGTTCAAGCTCAAAACCAAACCTGGATTGGGTTAACCCAGTAGCTATGATGTATGACGAGTTGTACGATGCAGCTTTACGTCAAGAAGTTGAAGCTTTAAAAGGTCGTGTTACTAACGTTGAGAACGCAGTTAACGATTTGAAAAAAGATTCTGATGGTGACGGTGTATCTGATCAATTTGACAAATGCCCTAACACCCCTGCTGGTACAGTAGTTGATGGTGCTGGTTGCCCAATCAAATTCCCAGAAGCTGATACTGTTGCTGCTGCCGCAACTCCTTACTCAAACATCCAGTTTGACTTTGATAGCTCAGTATTAAGAACTTCTTCTTATGCTGCTTTAGATGCTGGTTCTGCCGACTTACGTGCTAACCCAAGCAAAACTATCGAGTTAAACGGTTATGCTTCATCTGAAGGTACTGCCGCTCACAACTTACGTTTATCTAAAGACCGTGCTAACTCAGTAAAAACTTACTTAGTAAACTCAGGTGTTGAAGCAAAACGCATCAAAGTAAAAGGTTTAGGTGAAACTAACCCAATTGCTGACAACTCAACTGAAGAAGGACGTGTAATGAACCGTCGCGTTGAGTTCAAACAAAAATAA
- a CDS encoding DUF6728 family protein — translation MYFFRKKDPNRPKNFNLKVMHVINTIAIALFLAGIIWKLIDWFILKK, via the coding sequence ATGTACTTCTTCCGTAAGAAAGACCCTAACAGGCCAAAAAATTTCAATCTCAAGGTAATGCATGTAATTAATACCATTGCTATTGCGTTGTTTTTGGCAGGTATTATATGGAAGCTTATAGATTGGTTTATCCTTAAAAAATAA
- a CDS encoding RidA family protein — protein sequence MNKIVNTSNAPAPIGPYNQAVWAGNILFMSGQIALDAATGELVLTDIPTETRKVLENIKAVLTEAGLDFSNIVKAQIFLKDLGDFAVVNEIYSTYFTGNYPARDTIQVAALPKNVNVEISVVAYKA from the coding sequence ATGAATAAAATAGTCAACACATCAAATGCACCTGCGCCAATAGGTCCTTACAACCAGGCGGTATGGGCGGGTAACATTCTTTTTATGTCGGGCCAAATTGCTTTAGATGCAGCAACCGGCGAATTGGTATTAACCGATATACCAACAGAAACCCGCAAGGTGTTAGAAAACATTAAAGCTGTATTAACCGAGGCTGGTCTTGATTTTAGTAACATTGTTAAAGCTCAGATATTTTTAAAAGACCTGGGAGACTTTGCTGTAGTTAACGAAATTTACAGCACGTATTTTACCGGCAACTATCCGGCCCGTGATACCATACAGGTAGCCGCCCTGCCCAAAAATGTAAATGTTGAAATTTCGGTTGTTGCCTACAAGGCTTAA
- the recG gene encoding ATP-dependent DNA helicase RecG encodes MNAQVFQTPIDYLKGVGTARADVLKKELGIFVYEDLLKHYPFKYIDRTRFYKIRDINPDLPHVQVIARVTHKEVLGEKHTKRLIVHAMDDTGIMELAWFQGIKWADKSIAVGKAYIIFGKPGMFNGKTQMSHPEMEPYSTEAKKRMGNLTLQPGYNSTEKLKSFSLDSKGLQKLMANLLDQCLRDIRETLPLYIIQRFKLINRADAYRYIHFPENAQQLYEAQHRLKFEELFHIQLKLLKNKLIRTQKFKGNVFDKVGEYFNTFYEHKIPFPLTGAQKRVLKEIRIDTQRGVQMNRLLQGDVGSGKTVVALMTMLLAIDNGFQACIMAPTEILANQHFLSIQSLVGDGFVEVALLTGSTKKKERKVLHEKLLSGELKILIGTHALIEDAVQFQNLGLVVIDEQHRFGVEQRARLWKKNTIPPHVLVMTATPIPRTLAMTLYGDLDVSVIDELPAGRKPIETLHYYESQRLPMFGLIKREIALGRQVYIVYPLIQESEKLDLKNLMDGFDTISHEFPKPQYQVSIVHGKLKASEKDEEMQRFVKGETHIMVATTVIEVGVNVPNASVMVIENAERFGLSQLHQLRGRVGRGAEKSYCVLMSGNKLSREGKIRLETMVRTNNGFEISEIDLQLRGPGNIEGTQQSGVLDLKLADLAQDQELLMQARKVVEEIFAKDPQLALPENQILQSAFQTKNGGLSWDKIS; translated from the coding sequence TTGAACGCGCAGGTATTTCAAACGCCCATCGACTATTTAAAAGGAGTTGGCACCGCAAGAGCCGACGTTTTAAAGAAGGAGTTGGGCATTTTTGTTTATGAAGACCTGCTTAAGCACTATCCGTTCAAATACATTGACCGTACGCGGTTTTATAAAATACGCGACATCAATCCCGACCTGCCACACGTGCAGGTGATAGCCCGCGTAACCCATAAAGAAGTGCTGGGCGAAAAGCACACCAAGCGCCTCATTGTGCATGCCATGGATGATACAGGCATTATGGAGCTTGCCTGGTTTCAGGGTATTAAATGGGCCGACAAGAGCATTGCGGTGGGCAAAGCCTACATCATTTTTGGTAAGCCGGGTATGTTTAATGGCAAAACCCAAATGTCGCACCCCGAAATGGAGCCTTACTCAACTGAGGCAAAAAAGCGCATGGGTAACCTTACGCTGCAACCCGGTTACAATTCTACCGAAAAACTTAAATCCTTTTCTTTAGATAGCAAGGGCCTTCAAAAGCTGATGGCTAATTTGCTGGATCAGTGCCTGCGCGATATTCGTGAAACGCTCCCTTTGTATATCATCCAACGGTTCAAACTCATAAACCGCGCTGATGCTTACCGCTATATCCACTTCCCCGAAAACGCGCAACAGCTTTATGAAGCCCAGCACCGCTTAAAGTTTGAGGAACTGTTCCACATTCAGCTTAAACTGTTAAAGAACAAGCTCATTCGTACGCAAAAGTTCAAGGGGAATGTGTTTGACAAAGTGGGCGAGTATTTTAATACATTCTACGAACATAAAATACCCTTCCCGCTTACCGGTGCACAAAAACGGGTGTTGAAGGAGATAAGGATAGATACCCAGCGGGGCGTACAAATGAACCGCCTCTTACAGGGCGATGTAGGCAGTGGTAAAACTGTGGTAGCACTCATGACTATGTTGCTGGCTATTGATAACGGTTTTCAGGCCTGCATTATGGCCCCTACCGAAATTCTGGCAAATCAGCATTTTCTATCCATTCAGAGTTTGGTAGGCGATGGCTTTGTGGAAGTAGCACTGCTTACCGGTTCTACCAAAAAGAAAGAGCGCAAGGTACTGCATGAAAAGCTGCTGAGCGGCGAACTGAAGATACTGATAGGCACCCATGCCTTGATTGAAGACGCCGTACAGTTTCAAAACCTGGGTTTGGTAGTAATTGACGAGCAGCACCGCTTTGGTGTTGAACAACGTGCCAGGCTCTGGAAAAAGAATACTATACCGCCGCATGTGCTGGTAATGACAGCCACGCCCATACCACGTACTTTGGCCATGACTTTGTACGGCGATTTGGATGTATCGGTAATTGACGAACTTCCCGCCGGGCGTAAACCTATTGAAACGCTGCATTATTATGAGAGCCAGCGCCTGCCCATGTTTGGCCTGATCAAACGTGAAATTGCTTTAGGCCGGCAGGTATATATAGTATATCCGCTCATACAGGAAAGCGAAAAGCTCGATCTTAAAAACCTGATGGATGGCTTTGATACCATTTCGCACGAGTTTCCGAAACCACAGTACCAGGTGAGCATAGTACATGGCAAGTTAAAAGCCAGTGAAAAGGACGAAGAGATGCAGCGTTTTGTAAAAGGTGAAACGCATATTATGGTGGCTACTACAGTAATTGAGGTGGGGGTAAACGTGCCCAACGCATCGGTTATGGTGATTGAAAATGCAGAGCGCTTTGGCCTGTCGCAACTGCACCAGTTACGCGGCCGGGTGGGGCGTGGTGCCGAAAAATCATACTGCGTGCTCATGAGTGGCAACAAGCTGAGCCGCGAAGGTAAAATACGTTTGGAAACTATGGTGCGCACCAATAACGGCTTCGAAATATCGGAAATTGACCTGCAACTGCGAGGCCCAGGTAATATTGAAGGCACCCAGCAAAGCGGGGTGCTCGACCTTAAACTGGCCGATTTGGCGCAAGACCAGGAACTGCTGATGCAGGCTCGTAAAGTTGTTGAAGAAATTTTTGCTAAAGACCCGCAATTGGCCCTGCCCGAAAACCAGATACTACAATCAGCTTTTCAAACCAAAAATGGCGGCTTAAGTTGGGATAAGATCTCCTGA
- a CDS encoding M20/M25/M40 family metallo-hydrolase encodes MKLKNAALCAMAAVGLSFSAQAQNTDSLMLRKIFDETLVNGQCYENLRYLCKKIGSRLSGSAGAAKSVEWSKKLMESYGFDKIYLQEVMVPHWVRGEKEQGIIVSGTTRTPVALAALGMSVGTPKAGITAEVIELQSLKELETLGEAKIKGKIIFFNRPFDNRFIETGGAYGTAGDQRNAGPGMAAKYGAVAVIVRSLTAALDNYPHTGGTNYGTNPQIPAAAISTIAANKLSAMLKQKSAAPIKFFLKTSCQMLPDVLSYNVVGEIKGSENNNKYITVGGHLDSWDLAEGAHDDGTGVMQSVEVLRVFKALGYKPKNNIRAVFFMNEENGHKGGIKYAEQAKADKEEHIAAIETDEGGFTPRGFSFERATPVFLKGINQEWKKLFEPYEADRLVAGGGGTDIGPLRETHPNIKLIGFRPDSQRYFDIHHTPNDVFENVNKRELELGAASIASLIYLIDQHGLNF; translated from the coding sequence ATGAAACTCAAAAACGCCGCTCTGTGCGCTATGGCTGCCGTAGGTTTATCCTTTTCGGCCCAGGCCCAAAATACCGACTCTTTAATGTTGCGCAAAATTTTCGATGAAACTCTGGTAAATGGCCAGTGCTACGAAAACCTGCGCTATTTGTGTAAAAAGATCGGCTCGCGATTGAGCGGATCGGCCGGTGCGGCAAAATCGGTGGAATGGAGTAAAAAACTGATGGAAAGTTACGGTTTTGACAAGATTTATCTGCAAGAAGTAATGGTGCCGCACTGGGTACGCGGCGAAAAGGAGCAGGGCATTATTGTGAGCGGTACTACCCGCACGCCGGTGGCTTTGGCTGCTTTGGGTATGTCGGTTGGTACACCCAAAGCCGGTATTACCGCTGAGGTTATTGAACTGCAAAGCTTAAAAGAGCTGGAAACTTTAGGTGAGGCCAAAATAAAGGGTAAAATAATTTTCTTTAACCGCCCGTTCGATAACCGCTTTATTGAAACCGGAGGGGCTTACGGCACCGCGGGCGATCAGCGTAACGCAGGGCCGGGTATGGCTGCCAAATATGGTGCGGTTGCAGTAATTGTGCGTTCGCTTACTGCTGCTTTGGATAATTATCCGCACACCGGTGGTACCAACTATGGCACTAATCCGCAAATTCCGGCTGCTGCTATATCAACCATTGCTGCTAATAAACTGAGCGCAATGTTGAAACAAAAAAGTGCAGCACCTATTAAATTCTTCCTGAAAACCAGTTGCCAGATGTTGCCCGACGTGCTGTCGTACAATGTAGTTGGCGAAATAAAAGGCTCGGAGAATAACAACAAATATATTACCGTTGGCGGTCACCTCGACTCGTGGGATTTGGCCGAAGGTGCGCATGATGATGGCACCGGTGTAATGCAGTCGGTAGAGGTGCTACGTGTTTTTAAAGCTTTGGGTTACAAACCTAAAAACAACATACGTGCGGTGTTTTTTATGAATGAAGAGAACGGCCACAAAGGCGGTATAAAATATGCCGAACAGGCTAAGGCCGATAAAGAAGAACACATTGCCGCCATTGAAACCGACGAAGGTGGTTTTACTCCACGTGGCTTTAGTTTTGAGCGTGCCACCCCGGTATTTTTAAAAGGCATAAACCAGGAATGGAAAAAACTATTTGAGCCCTACGAAGCCGACCGTTTAGTGGCCGGCGGTGGCGGTACCGATATTGGTCCGCTGCGCGAAACGCATCCTAATATTAAGCTCATCGGTTTCCGCCCCGATTCGCAGCGTTACTTTGATATTCATCACACGCCTAACGATGTGTTTGAAAATGTTAACAAACGCGAACTGGAGTTAGGTGCAGCATCAATTGCATCGCTGATTTATTTGATCGATCAGCATGGATTGAATTTTTAG
- the radA gene encoding DNA repair protein RadA: MAKTKSAYFCQSCGYESPKWLGKCPACQQWNTFVEEVIEKPNAAIPDWKAPGSGSTSMQRANKAVPVSSITFSEEHRMLTSDNELNRVLGGGIVPGSLVLIGGEPGIGKSTLMLQLALSMPAAKILYVSGEESDRQIKMRAERITPLPPEGGVSGYGGTGCFVLTETSTQNIFKQIEQLQPDMVIVDSIQTLYSAHIESTPGSVSQVRECTAELLRFAKESSTPVFLIGHITKDGMIAGPKILEHMVDTVLQFEGDRHHVYRILRAIKNRFGSASELGIYEMKGAGLREVSNPSEILLSQRDEALSGITISVTLEGLRPMLIETQALVSTSAYGTPQRSATGFDTRRMNMLLAVLEKRCGFRLGTQDVFLNITGGIKVEDPAIDLGLAAAIISSHEDMPIPSKTCFAAELGLSGEVRAVNRIEQRIAEAQKLGFEQIFISKYNLPSGKADKNQLDLSHYKIEIKAVSRIEEVFGLLFG, translated from the coding sequence ATGGCTAAAACCAAATCAGCATATTTTTGCCAGAGCTGTGGCTACGAATCGCCCAAGTGGTTGGGTAAGTGCCCGGCCTGCCAGCAGTGGAATACTTTTGTAGAAGAGGTGATTGAAAAACCCAATGCCGCCATACCCGATTGGAAGGCGCCGGGCAGTGGCTCAACTTCCATGCAGCGGGCCAATAAGGCCGTGCCGGTATCGAGCATAACATTTTCTGAAGAGCACCGAATGTTAACGTCCGATAATGAACTTAACCGGGTTTTAGGCGGAGGTATTGTGCCGGGATCATTAGTACTCATTGGTGGTGAGCCGGGCATAGGTAAATCGACCCTGATGCTGCAACTGGCCTTGAGCATGCCTGCGGCCAAAATACTGTATGTATCGGGCGAGGAGAGCGACCGGCAAATTAAGATGCGTGCGGAGCGGATTACCCCCCTGCCCCCTGAAGGGGGAGTTAGCGGCTATGGCGGTACGGGCTGTTTTGTTTTGACCGAGACTTCGACCCAGAATATTTTCAAGCAAATAGAACAATTACAGCCCGATATGGTGATTGTGGACTCGATACAAACCCTGTATTCGGCACATATTGAGAGTACACCGGGCAGCGTATCGCAGGTACGTGAATGTACTGCCGAATTGCTGCGTTTTGCTAAAGAGAGTTCAACCCCTGTTTTCCTGATTGGTCATATTACCAAAGATGGAATGATAGCCGGACCTAAAATACTCGAGCATATGGTTGATACCGTTTTACAGTTTGAGGGCGACAGGCATCATGTGTACCGTATATTACGCGCGATAAAAAACCGTTTCGGTTCGGCATCGGAATTGGGTATTTATGAGATGAAGGGAGCTGGTTTGCGCGAGGTATCAAACCCATCGGAGATATTACTATCCCAGCGCGATGAAGCCTTGAGCGGCATTACCATTAGCGTTACCTTAGAAGGCCTCAGGCCTATGCTTATTGAAACACAAGCCCTCGTGAGCACATCGGCGTACGGAACACCCCAGCGTTCGGCTACGGGCTTCGATACGCGCCGCATGAATATGCTGCTTGCCGTGCTCGAGAAACGCTGCGGCTTCCGCTTGGGTACGCAGGATGTTTTTCTGAACATAACCGGCGGTATTAAAGTAGAAGATCCGGCAATTGACCTGGGTTTGGCAGCTGCCATTATTTCATCGCACGAAGACATGCCTATTCCTTCCAAAACGTGCTTTGCTGCCGAATTAGGCTTATCTGGTGAAGTAAGGGCCGTGAACCGTATAGAGCAACGCATTGCTGAAGCACAAAAACTGGGCTTTGAGCAGATATTTATATCGAAGTATAACCTGCCATCGGGTAAGGCGGATAAGAACCAGTTAGATTTATCGCACTATAAGATCGAAATTAAAGCGGTGAGCCGGATTGAAGAGGTGTTTGGGTTGTTGTTTGGGTAA
- a CDS encoding Rne/Rng family ribonuclease, producing the protein MIKELIIDSSPNGATIALLQDKQLVELHKEQITNNYTVGDIYLGRVKKIMPGLNAAFIDVGYEKDAFLHYLDLGPQVQSLLKLTKQVRGGSYQTKLLDDLKLEGDINKSGKISEVLAKNQLIPVQIAKEPISTKGPRLSSDLSIAGRYVVLVPFSDVISISKKIKSNTERTRLRKIVEGIKPANFGVIIRTVSEGKGVTEMQKDLLDLISKWESFMTRLPATDPSKKILGEIDRTSTLLRDILNADFQHIYVNENSIFEEIRSYVHEISPDLESIVRLHKHRDPIFEHYGIEKQIKSAFGKTVNLAGGAYLVIEHTEALHVIDVNSGNRTANKENQEDNALQVNKEAAREIARQLRLRDMGGIVVVDFIDMHKPTNRKELFDYLRDEMAHDRAKHTILPPSKFGLVQITRQRVRPEMNIVTSEVCPSCHGTGTIRPTILLMDDIENNFNYILVEQNEKGITLCVHPYIEAYIKKGLVSRQMKWYFKYGQWIKVKGNPSYQITEFHFLNAKDEEIKL; encoded by the coding sequence TTGATAAAAGAATTAATTATCGATTCATCCCCTAACGGGGCAACTATTGCCCTGTTACAGGATAAACAACTCGTTGAACTTCATAAAGAGCAAATAACTAACAATTATACTGTTGGTGATATTTACCTGGGCCGCGTTAAAAAAATAATGCCCGGGCTTAATGCTGCTTTTATTGATGTGGGATACGAGAAGGATGCTTTTTTGCACTACCTGGATTTAGGTCCGCAGGTGCAAAGCCTGCTCAAATTAACTAAACAGGTACGTGGGGGTAGTTACCAAACCAAGTTATTAGATGATTTAAAGCTGGAAGGCGACATCAACAAATCGGGTAAAATATCTGAAGTGTTGGCCAAAAACCAGCTTATACCGGTACAAATTGCCAAAGAGCCCATTTCAACAAAAGGGCCAAGGCTAAGTTCCGATTTATCTATTGCCGGCCGCTACGTGGTGCTGGTGCCGTTCTCGGATGTGATCTCTATATCTAAAAAGATAAAGAGCAATACTGAGCGTACGCGCCTGCGCAAAATTGTAGAAGGTATAAAACCAGCAAACTTTGGTGTAATTATCCGTACCGTATCAGAGGGTAAGGGTGTAACCGAAATGCAAAAAGACCTGCTTGATTTAATATCAAAGTGGGAATCTTTCATGACGCGTTTACCCGCAACCGATCCTTCAAAAAAGATATTAGGCGAAATTGACCGCACATCAACTTTGTTGCGCGATATTTTGAACGCCGATTTTCAGCACATCTACGTAAACGAAAACTCAATTTTTGAGGAAATAAGATCGTACGTGCACGAAATATCACCTGATTTGGAGAGCATCGTTCGCCTGCACAAGCACCGCGACCCTATATTTGAGCATTACGGCATTGAAAAGCAAATTAAATCGGCCTTTGGTAAAACCGTAAACCTGGCCGGTGGAGCATACCTGGTAATAGAGCATACCGAAGCGCTGCACGTTATTGACGTAAACAGCGGTAACCGGACAGCCAACAAGGAGAATCAGGAAGACAACGCCCTGCAGGTAAACAAAGAGGCTGCGCGCGAAATTGCCCGCCAGCTGCGCCTGCGCGATATGGGCGGCATTGTGGTTGTTGATTTTATTGACATGCACAAGCCCACCAACCGCAAGGAGCTGTTTGATTACCTGCGCGATGAAATGGCGCACGACAGGGCCAAGCATACCATTTTGCCGCCGAGCAAATTTGGTTTAGTGCAAATTACACGTCAGCGTGTAAGGCCCGAAATGAATATCGTAACCAGCGAGGTTTGCCCGAGCTGTCACGGTACAGGCACCATAAGGCCAACCATTTTGCTAATGGATGATATTGAAAACAACTTCAATTACATCTTGGTTGAGCAAAACGAAAAAGGTATTACGCTTTGTGTACACCCGTACATTGAAGCTTATATTAAAAAGGGCTTAGTAAGCCGCCAAATGAAATGGTACTTTAAGTACGGACAATGGATCAAGGTAAAAGGTAACCCCTCGTACCAGATCACCGAGTTCCACTTTTTGAACGCCAAGGATGAGGAAATTAAATTATAA